CAAGCAGTCTGTCAGTCAGCCTCACCTCTCCAGCTTTGATCAGCTTTCTCCTGAAGTCTTTGGTGGGGTTGTTGAAGGTGAGCGTCTCACAGCGCAGGTGGTCACTCTTTAGGTTAAGCTGGTACTTAAACACATCTTTTTCGGCAGCTCCTGAAGAAAACAATGAAGTAGTTTCTTAAATGATCTGTGTCCTATTCAACTTCTTGCCTGACACAAAGtaatttgtgtttgtctttctgCATTACTGCCCTGCATAAAGTCAGCTCTCAATACTGACATATTAAACAACAAAAGATAAAAGCTCAATAAAGGAACTATCACCCTAAAAGTCaataaaacagacagacatactgtatgtttggcCTCCTTCAGTCTGTAAATACTTCAGCACAGTTCACAAGTATCACATACACATTAATTGTAAAAGATTTGTTAATATAACACCCACATGTCAAAATCAATTTACAAAACTCAAACCATATTGAAGCCTACATCATTTTTAATTTCTAAAACCTCCACTTTCTAACACCCCCCCCTCACAATCTAAATTTATTTGCCATAAATATAGCAACTACACAGATTACTATCTGTGTCCAGTGTCCATGGTAGTAATTAGATTACTTATTACTTTTATCAATACAATTAGTTAATGGGGGTAGATAAaccaagaaaacaaaaatactcCTTAAAGTCTctcacaaaatgaaaaccaaTAATGTTACATTATTTGAGGAGAACAGTCTTAGCAAACTCTTTACTATCACAAATTCAATGTGATGAACAGCAAAATGATGATTATAACCAGCAACATCTGTCATGAGTGTCATTGATAATAATTTGGTCCACACCCCTCAGTTtaagatttttatttaaaggggAATTTCGGTATTTTTCAAGTTGAACTCCAGTATTGAGCAAAAACACTGTAACCAGCAGTTGTGAAcggggctgcaatgtaaccctaaaGAGCAAATGCGCACCTTAAATATACATCCACTAAAAGTGGTAATTTTTGCCACTCACATGCTCAGATTTTTATTATAAGTGTCTGATTACATTATGGGAAGTGCAGGTTTAAAAGCAAATTTCTAAATTGCCCAAGAGGCACAATTGAGTTGATTTTCAGAAAGTATTGTTATTTGTTCCAGGAGTCGGGTGCACTAAAACTAAAAGCAGTTTTCCAAGTTAAGACCGAGCTTGTGGAACATGAAGTAAAAGCCAGTCAGCAGAGCAAGTCTGATATTGTCCCTCTGAGTGACAGAGAAGATGGCAGTTTTCCAACGAGAGCCTAATAAATAAAGAGATACCAGTGAGTATCATGTCTTTCTTGGAGAGAGGACCACCTAATACtttcatataaaatacaatgtgtaCGTATGCATGAGATGATGGTTATGAATTTCAAGGTGGAGTGATAGACTGAGTCCAGAGATTTAAGGGTTGACGATAATGCATGTCTATAAATCGCATCACCATAGTCCAAGACAGACATGAAAACTGCCTCAACAACCCTTTTCCTACAGAACATGGGAAAGACCATTTTGTTTATGTAGAAATAGCCAGTCGGCAAACAAGATTATCAATGTGAAATTTGAAGGAGAGCTTTTCATCAATCCAGATGCCAAGATATTTATATTCTGCGACTCTCTCAATCGGAGGTCTGTTCATAGTGAAAATATTAAGGTTAGAGTAATCTATAGCTCTGGAAAAAAgcataaacattgttttatcaGCGTTTAGTACAAGTCTTAGGTCTTTAAAAGCTTCTTGCAGAATATTAAAGGAACGCCGTACGTTTTGAGTTATTTGTACTTGTAATATAGGTTGAGAGCCTGAGAAAAAAGGGGTCCAAATTGTCCTCTCCAGTACATTTCCTAGGATCGATGGTAAGGAGAGCATCTGTAACTACACTTGTGGAGACAGGATCAAGGGTAAATGTATGCATGTGAGGAGCAGTGAATACATTGTCATTAGTCAGAGGTGGATCTAGTCTCCCATTCTCAAAAAGGTGACCAGCAGCTACAAAATGTTTATTGAAGGCTAAACTAATCTCTTTATGGTCAGACAATAGACAGTCATTGACCTTGATCTGTGTAGGAATTGAGGAGACACATGGGAATTTCTTATTTGAATTACTTATAATAATTTTGGGAGATTGTGCTGAGAAGTACATGTCCTTATTtatctgtcattttaattttatttatttatttatatatattattttttttttttacatgttcaaaataaactactacTATACTAAACTAAACTTTAAAGAGAAGTggttatttttatttgaatttacagCCTTCCAAATATTTGCAGGGGTTGAATATGAGCTAGAGACTAAGTCCAGAAAGTACTCAGATTTGGCTTTCCTCACCATAGATGTGCATCTATTTCTGAGTTTTCTAAAAACAGTCCAATCGGAATTTCTTCCAGAGCTTCCAGCAAGGGAACAGGCTTTGTTACTTTCCGTGAACAAATCAGATAGGTCAGTGGTAAACCGGGGGTTTGATCTATTTTTACTTTGTGCTCTTTAAAGGGAGCATGTTTGTTTATGACTGAGAGGAAGGTCTTGATGTAATAGTCCAAAGCCAACTCAGTATCTGGAATTTCACATGTGCGAGGAATATCACTATGATGTAGATCATTTAAAAAGGCTTGTTGATTAAAAAGTGACGCTTAACATTAATTTGGGATGGTGATGTCTTTAGGCGAGTGCTCCTGTTACAGGCCACCGGGCAGTGATCACTAATTCCAAGGTCAAATACACCGGCAGAaactattttattacttttattgGATAGAATTAAATCAATTAGCGTTGAGTTCAGAGGTTTTTTTTATAGGTTTGGTCTAGTAGTCTCTGTGATTAGCTGTAATAGGTTAAGACTTGAACAGATTTCTtttaaggcagctacacaccgggccgataatcggctgttggacagtctggcgaggtcagtgtcgtccgttggaggagctgtcggccttcattttcgctgacctgacatgctcagtcggagacagggcagtcgggactcacccggaaatggcaagcgggacgAGCgggactaagcctctcaaaatctgacgaaaatcttttaaaatgacctttgtcgatctgaaatgatgacagattcagcaactgcatggcctatttctcgcttaaaatgttttcagaaacacgtttcggtgaactattttagtacaatatgagattgtattctgaatgagttgccagtaatggccggttgaaaaatcgaaaatccggaagcagcagccagacccacgtgatgcgttcaagctgccggttttcattttttgggcgacaatacagattagcgccgcctgctgttatggagacgtattacgtctcgtcgctttggtgtgttccgaggcacttttttctgccaacggtcggccgtctggttggtctaTAATGGCCTTTAGGTGATCAGAGGGGTCAGAAAGCCAACTAATGTTAAAATCACCCATGACAATTACCTCCCTAGTAATCCATGGACATAAAAACTCCATGGATTAAAAAATCAGAATAGAAAGAGTCGTAACCGACCATGTCTCTTTTACAATGGTGGTCTATGGTTAAAATCCTTTCTAGGTCGCAGAGGGATTTTTCGTTGCAATACCGCCAGTGGCCACTGGACAAAATCAGTGAAGGGGCTGAGTGCTGTATGTGGGGGCCTGATGGTGACTCGAACATAGATAAATAACAGCATCAGTCCAAGCAAGtcactgtgtgggtgtgtgggagATCTGTCTGTCTCACCTCTCTTGGGTATGGGGAAGCTCTCATGCAGGCAGAAGACAACCTTCTCTACAAAGTGCTGGATGTCGCCGGTTTCTGGCCCTTGGACAAACACCATCCAGTCGTGGGTGAAGCCTTCTGATGTCACCTTCttctaggggtggtacggttcatgaaaaaacatctgtaccgctcggttcgcttgtctcggttcggagcgtgtgtgtgtcgcatggttcgtcagtacactgttaatgtgcactaaccacttactgccgtaatgcccactttcgacacctatgttaaaacacttactggaaacgacaagggggatgagcgtgacgaacgcaacacatggcagctgattggacgaacgtgtcacgtggttcttgctgctcccgaatttcaaaacagactctaatggcgtctcgttccgaatacgatctcgtattttacgaaaatagttcaccgaaaagtgtttctgaaaacattttaagcgagaaataggccatgcagttgctgaatctgtctgttttttgatcgacaaaggtcagtttaaaagacatCTGAAagttttcgtcagattttgagaggcgccgagccaaccgctcctcaggtggagtgctgctgctgcaggtcacgtcacatgacgaaatgtcaagtgggagagatgaggaaggctgcccggagttggaggatgcgctagcgtcgtatatagtctggtgtgtgggaacattttggatttcatgttacctatgatgacagtagaaatagaacaatagatagaactgccactgtgtgcagtGCATATTGAATGCAagatgcattcaatatgctaattttagctatatatcatatgctgaagtatatttctggagtgttaaagattaaaagaaaaattaacaagaaccgtacagaactgaaaaccgtgaccctaaaaccgtgatacgaaccgaaccgtggattttgtgaaccgtgcCACCCCTACCTTCTTCCTTAGCTGGGCTTTGTGGCCCAACTCCAGCTTCACCTGCACTGTGCACTGAAAAATGAAAGATAGAAAGAAAAGGGTCAAATACTGGTTATTACTATTACATAACCCTAACCTAAAAATaggtaggtatatatatatatatgcgcagCTTATTGGCAGCTGCTACAAACAGCTATTCTCCAAATGAGCTACACTACTCCTACAACACAAGGCTACAGCCTAGAAAATGGAACATAACCAAGGTTACGGTGTAGACAGAATACAAGAGGTTACTTCAGGACAGATTTTGGGTGGGCTGACAAGATATTTTGGatagctttttctgacattttatagatcaaacaattagagaaaaatatttattttgcaaTCACCCATTTCCTTAAGCCAGAGGGAACATCTTCAAGTCACTTATTTTGTCCAGCCACTggtccaaaaacaaaacacattcagGGTACTATCACATATAATAGCATATCCTGAAAATTTAGAAGCAGAAACCAGTAAAATTATTAATTGTTTAAGTccaaatagttgcagattaattgCTTACTTTTATCAATTGTTTCAGGTCTGTTCTTGCACAGGAAACATTTACATGTAATACTTGATGCTTTTCTATGTTCACAACTTGCATCGGATATTACGTATTATAGCATTTTCTAAGAATTAATATATCAAATAAATGTGTCAGACAGACTGTACGAAAAGAAAAAACTTAAAATATCTCTCAAAATAAAAAGATGGTGAACCAGAAGTTAAGTAGGTTTACCCTACATGACTTCTTTGTCTGTAAcataactagggctgggtaccgaactgCCTCCTTAGTATCAAGTACcgaaaaaatgcctcgtcattcaataccaaagtTCAATACCTAAGAAGTAAATCTCATacgcgtcagtgagccaataagcatgcagcatgcttctaccaagatctaataatgtttgtgattggctgtctaacgttacaagTCATAGaaacatgcaggaaaaactctacattATGCACAGAGAAGgagctcacgtagtaggagctgaaaaataaataaaaatatgtgtgccataatgtgtaatgttgtaatttatttttgttaaaatggattttataaaattagtatcaaaaaaagtatcgctcaggaaccggtatcggaGCAGGCGCGTAGACAGTACTTTCCTCATTGGCGCGTTCGGCCAAGTTTGATCAAAATACGTTTTGTtgtgaaaaatattcaaatgtatgttaaaaaaaaagaaaaagaaaaaagaaatagtaacagaactagctgtgtgtgtttaatgtgtctTCTCTTCTGATTAAAACAAAACTGTTCAAACCACAGAATAAGGATCAAACAATTAGGAAGCCTTCAGAACGTAGTTGGTTGCTATGGTAACAACAGGCAGACTCTCCGGGCTGCCttcagcagctagctagctggctttTTAGACAATGTAACGTTACCATGGATGTGTTAAGCAATGTACTGTTAAAAGTAACCGCAACAACTATGGCTTCTCTTTAAAGTGGTATTGGCAGTTTTCTTGGATAATACAGTGTAAATAAGGACAAGCTTTTCTGCAGCATGTGCAGACATTTCCCCAGCGGAGCTGACAGCCCACCAGCGAGAGAGGAGTTTGTTTGAGTGCTGGTTCtcaccatagacagtaaaagaaatggaccaacagatcccgttgctctggacggagaccagtgaaggatattagaagcacttttccggtgagggctgagcgttactgcgcagcctccaactgagcttgaagacgcagatgtgacgtgagcaacctgtctgaaagttgtaagtcttctggtagctgtgccaagagaaatctcaatcattcccaatcttgcagagacggagagtgtaggtatatgtaaggagataacatggacacaggctaattattgctaactaaaatgctagttaacattagtaattaaacttaaacagctaatgtaagtctaaactgcctgcgagcttctcctgtactatacggtaattcctgtactatgcgacagtaagtcgcgtggttatgacacaatcgttagcctatttttacaaaaacgcctgctacggagccataacgtgaggtacaaggtaatggagccttttatacattgtcgtgtttctttagaaataaacaatggacagatagagtctttaaacacttcagatgtaaagttattctctgtcaaagtgacgtcaaaatgaatggcagtccatgggatgctaacggcggtgatggcttgttagcatcaaaatggcgccataggaggtacgggttgtggagagaggcttaTCCCCTTGGTCCTCACAGAGGTAAACATTAAGTAAAAcgtgtttcatgcttcttgctTTATTATTTAAGTAACCTAGTAACCCTCCTATTTAGTAAGAAATCTTAAACACTGATGATGGCTTCTAGCTGAAAGCGTTTGCCCAGTTTAGTTGTCTTTAATTCTGTCACTGCCGTGGACTCGATACTCTGTCTAACATTTGGTGCTTTGCTTCAGGCAAAACCTGCCTGAAGAAGACCCAGTAGGGTCGAAACGTTGCATCTATATTAAATACGGGagtttaaagcagtgttgcggacattacacattttttctttttagttgCCACTTTGTGCAATAAAATGGTTAATTTTTAACAGTGCTGTGCAGAGCCAATCCTGCTGGTTCTGCCAGTGCAAATATATTTTTGCCTGAATAGGTTAAAATCGACATTTTTTTGTCTATACTGTTGTGTACAAGCTTTTAAGACTGAGCTTTGTTGGTTGAGCATGTTATAGACAGT
This sequence is a window from Sander lucioperca isolate FBNREF2018 chromosome 11, SLUC_FBN_1.2, whole genome shotgun sequence. Protein-coding genes within it:
- the LOC116056270 gene encoding protein ENL-like; protein product: MVFVQGPETGDIQHFVEKVVFCLHESFPIPKRGAAEKDVFKYQLNLKSDHLRCETLTFNNPTKDFRRKLIKAGEVMVVPKGSEAATRSSPDSAIPPTKKIKTSHVSEEPSKE